One Drosophila subpulchrella strain 33 F10 #4 breed RU33 chromosome 2R, RU_Dsub_v1.1 Primary Assembly, whole genome shotgun sequence genomic window, CTAGCCAATCTGCAGTTcatactttttattttatcttgAGATAATAGAGATACTTCTCCAACGCCCGAAGTCTTTTATTGACACTTAAAATCAGGTGTCAATCGCAGGTAATACCGCCAAACACTGATAATTGTTATTACTTTCGTTGCTCAGACTGTATAATTAAAATCCTAGCAGAAGGCGAAGTCATTACCAAGAATCCCCATTGCGTGTGGTTAGATATGGTTCGGATGTGGTTTTGATGGCCTGGCAAAGTGGCGTATGACAGCGCCATGGGGTTGCGTGTGCATCCTGGCCAAGATCCAATAGCTCCATTACCCTTCGGCTCTGGGAGGCGGAGGAGAAAGATGAGTTCCGGGGCCTATCCATCCATCGCAACGGCTGATTGACAGGCAACAAGCCAAATGCATTTCAATTAAACGCTAACCGCTACGAATATTTCCATTTCTGGGTGAGTTACTGATATCGTGTGTGTTTGTGTCTGGTCAGGTGTGCTCCGTCTGATCTCCAGCTTTTCGTGACCAAAGCAAAGCAATCCGAAACCAAACCGAACCCAAACCCGTAGGAGAACAATTCCAGAACAGCGGTCAACTCATCAGTATGCTGTATAAATTAGAGCATCAAACGGCGCTTTGCCAACTCGGAACTGGTCTATACTGTTACTGCTGCAGCACCACTATCCACAATCCACTATCGACTAACCCCATCCACAATTCAACTATTCAACTGTGGATGAGGTGGTGCATGTGGCTGCAAACGCTTCTGGCGGGAATTGGATGGCATGGGATGGGATAGTACGGGATGGGATTGGTTGGGATAGGATGGTAGTGTACGGCATAGCATGGGAGTTCAATGACGAGGCGCGGAGTCATCGACGCAACTTGTGCACATATCGTTGCGAAATTGATATCAATTTGTTTTAATGGCCGGCCCATTATGGTACCATTATATGGTTAGTCCGTGGGTTATAATAAAACACACTTTATTACGAGCATTACAGGCGACGCGCGCCAGGCCAAACACTGTGGGGCTATTGACTCCCTGGTCGGGACTCCTCTAATCCCAGATTGATTCCAATGGCCTTGCTAAATGTCCATGTCCAGCCATTAGACAGTGGCATTAGCATGTTAGCATGGAAGCGGATGTCCAGTTGGCCATCATAGACACCAGAACCAGTACCGAACCATCCAACCCACGGGATTATGACGGAAAGTGTGCTGGCGAAATTTGAATAGCGAACTGGACTTTAACAGTGTCCGTTTCTGGTTATATATCGATGTCTTTGCGGGGCCTCCGGGGATCCTGATTAAGACATAACTCATCGAACATAACTTACTTATGCAGATGTGGTCCATTGAAGTGATAGGCCACAGGAAGTTTATGAGCCAGGTTGATTGAACCTAGCTCATCGCAACTATTTGGTTCGTTGGGTGGAGTGAGGAGCACTTTGCAATGATCATGTTTTGCTATACGCTTCAAAAATTGCGAATAAACAGAAGCCCAGCTGAATTCACCATTTATGCGTTATATTATTCATTGTTCTTAATGATGCTGATGATCTAATAGAGGCACCCGAGTCACGCGAAGTTAAAGTTGGGTTCATTGATCGCTGTAGAGAGTGACCGAAAGGTCCATCATATCATCATGATGTGTCAGTGGAAATCGATCGAAGTAGTGCGATTTGCAGCACATGTTCTCAATGCAATCATTCAGGGAAATCAATGTCGTGGGCGTTTCTCGAAAAACAATTGCTTATAAACATTGTAATTAGACCCTCGAGGCCTCCTTGTATAAAAGGAGCTGACCGCCAGCCTGGAGCACAGTTTATACATTTTGCAATGGTAGACTCGGGTTATCAATCAAATCTAAGCCTTATGCGGAAATTCTTGGATGAGTTCCGTTCGGTTCTAAAACAGGAAACTCCTGGACCCATCCCACGCCTGGCTTTTAACTATGTTCGCGCCTGCTTGAGGTGAGTGTTGCATCATCCATCACTCTTTTTGTAATCTTTATAATCCGTTTTTTGCCATACCCACAGTTTGCTGTGCCTGTATCCCAACAGGAAGTTGGCTAGTTTGTCTCTGTACCGATGGCTTAACTGGTTCATCATGTGCAATGTGATGAACGCTTTCGTGACCATGGTCTTGGCCCTGCCCGAGTCTAAGAATGTGATCGAAATGGGCGACGACATGGTGTGGATTTCGGGAGTAAGCTACTCGGATTCAGCCACTTATAGATCATAGAAACTAATGGTACTCTGTTTCTGATAGATGGGTCTTATTTTTACCAAGATGTTCTACATGCACTTACGCTGCGACAAAATCGATGAACTTGTTTGGGATTTTGACTACTATAATCGGGAGCTAAGACCTAATCATAATGATGAGGAGGTGTTGGGTTGGCAGAGGCTGTGTTACCTGGTAGAATCGGGTCTTTATATCAACTGTTTTTGTCTGGTCAACTTCTTTAGCGCAGCTGTTTTCTTGCAACCTTTGATAATCGAAGGAAAGCTTCCCTTTCACTCGATTTGGCCATTTCAATGGCATCGCATTGATCTGCATCCCCATATGTTTTGGTCCCTCTACCTTTGGCTGAGTGTGACCTCGCAGCACAACCTAATGAGCATCCTAATGGTGGACATGTGCGGCATTTCCACCTTCATGCAGACGGCTCTCAACCTCAAGCTTTTGTGCATCGAGTTGAGGAAACTGGGTGAAATGAGGGTCAGCGATGCCCGGTTCCGTGAGGAGTTTTATCGGGTGGTTCGCTTCCACCAGCACATCATCAAGTGAGTTTTGTATGATCTTCAACCAATAAATTTTAAGACTATGTTTGGCAGGGTGGTAGAGAAAGCCAATAGAGCTTTCAATGGAGCCTTCAATGCGCAGTTGATGGCCAGTTTTGCTTTGATTTCCATATCCACATTCGAGACCATGGTTGCAGCTGCTGTCGATCCCAAAATGGCAGCCAAATTTGTGCTCCTCATGGTGGTGGCGTTTACTCAATTGTCGCTGTGGTGCATCTCGGGAACTTTGGTTTATACCCAGGTACGACACAGTCAAACTAGAACTATTTTTGAAATactaaattcaaaaactacAATCGAATTTCATACCCATATTGATATTTATAAAGTTCTTAGCTATCAGTTCTTAACTGTTTCTatcattttataatttttttaacagtCTTTGGAGGTTGCTCAGGCTGCCTTTGATATAACCGACTGGCACACCAAGGCCCCAGCCATCCAGAGGGATATTTCCTTTGTGATCTTACGAGCCCAGAAACCGCTGATGTATGTGGCTGAACCGTTTTTGCCCTTTACCCTGGGCACCTACATGCTTGTAAGGATATGGAAATATCTAGATAATGTACTACTTCATCAAGTTTACTCTAAAATTGTAGGTTCTGAAGAATTGCTATCGCTTGCTGGCCCTGATGCAGGAATCGATGTAGTGGGTAGTTTGTAGATTGTGAAAATAAAAGTTGGACCTTTTGGTgggcatttgcatttgcatggCTCGTTTAGGTTGTCGCCGCGCCCAGTGACACTCGGCTTTAACAATGGGGGCGGCCCACGCACACCCAGCGGCGACAGGTGCAACCCAGCTGCAAAGTGCAGAGGAGGAGCCCCACGATGCAGTGCCTCTGGAGCCAGCCTCGAACTTATTCAGACGTGACACGCATTGTCATGATCTGACCCAACGCCGGACAATGAAGAGCGGCGATCGTTtagtatttggtatttagcatTCGGAGTTGTGGACTTGGGCCACCAGATGCTGCTCCATGCCCTTCACAAGTGGGAAAGTCGCCCATGTCCATGAAACGTTGACCGGCCAAAATGTCATTATGTGCCATGTGCACATTCGGCCAGAACGAAAAGCTCCACCACTCTCACAACTCCAACAACACACCCAATTCCCGGGTGCGTGTTCTAATACACCGAGAAAAAAATTAATCTGCAATTGAGTCTAGTTTCCTAAGGTGATCCGAcctttattttcaaatatcacttaaaataattattcaaATTATGAACTTACTTCTCtaaattcatttttataaaatattcgaTTCCTAAGCATTTAAATCCTATGGAATTATATGACTAATCgccgatttctcaatgtcatgttaaGGTTCTAGTTTGTTAAATGTCAAAGAAAGTTAACAATATGAAACCTGGCATGATATTTATAAACACAATTTTTCCATAACAGCAATGTAACTAATGTCAAGGGTTAACATGTCATTGAGAATTCGACACTAATGACCGCTTTCTTGACCACATGTCAAACTAAAAGTAGGTTTTAAAATAGACGTGTTTATAGGTTTTTTAGGCTTAAGAACTCTCCCAGATAGGGGacctgataagattatttttgGATTTACATGAACACAAAGAAGTAAAAATCTATAATTTCGAATATATGGAAAATATTTAGATAACAGATAATGTGCCTTCTTTTATATAGAACCAGATCCATAAAACTGTTTTCTGTGTGCCGGCGACTCCCCAATTTGGAGGGTGGAGtgggtggttggttggttttCCAAAGGGGGGTGGGCTTTTGTCAACTTCGGTCTGCTCGCCGCACTGATTAACATTTGAATGGCAATCCACGTAGGAGAGCATTTAGAACATTGTGTCCATGGCTCTTTGTTGCTGTCTCCACATCTAATTAATTCCCCTTTTCGACCATTGTTGCCATGGAGTCGGTGCCGCTGCCCCCGCTAATGGTAATCGCATTGGCAATCGCGATGGTAATGGTAATCGTAATGGTCCAACCACCGATCCGACTGCAGACCAGCGGCAAAGTAAGGTTCTCGAATTCAGTTTGTCGCGCCATATTCTAACGATCGGTCGGGTTCGGTCCCCAATAAACCATTTGTTCACTTAATCGCTTCAGctttaaattgtattaaacGGATATCCTTGTGGCAATAAACGGTATTTAAACTAATAAAGTGGTGGTAAACTATGCCCTTGAAATCCTGACTATCGTTAATAAGTGATTTAATGGTTCATCTGTAAAGACCTTATAAGATCTGACTTGTTCCTTTAAAGGATATCAGCATATCTTCCAGGACATTTAGTATAGAACAATGTGCAAACAAATGTTTTTCTAAGGATCTATACGGTTAagagtaaaaaaaataaacaggaACAAGGATTATCAAGGACATTTTTCTAGAAACTGTTTTAAATGATTGTGTTTTTAATCAGTGTTAACTCTAAGgatttttgaataatttttataagatcgcattcttattaattatgatATAAGGACTATGAATATATAGTATGATTTCATTTAATATATTAGGATGCCTTTGTCTTATTCACAGCTTATTTCACAATTCTAGAAAAgctttcaaaattttaaagcGACACTTTCCAAGTACAGCCACCACTTGAGGTCAATAGCTAACGTTTTCCGAAAACTCACTTCGCTTTTGTGCTGCGGCTGTGCGGAGAGCATAAAGAGTTGGGTGGACAATAAGCCGGAAGTGACATCCGGAGTTGCGGATCGATATGAGTCGAGCGACACGTAGCTTGGCTAGATTTTCGTTTAATGATC contains:
- the LOC119551070 gene encoding odorant receptor 47b, giving the protein MVDSGYQSNLSLMRKFLDEFRSVLKQETPGPIPRLAFNYVRACLSLLCLYPNRKLASLSLYRWLNWFIMCNVMNAFVTMVLALPESKNVIEMGDDMVWISGMGLIFTKMFYMHLRCDKIDELVWDFDYYNRELRPNHNDEEVLGWQRLCYLVESGLYINCFCLVNFFSAAVFLQPLIIEGKLPFHSIWPFQWHRIDLHPHMFWSLYLWLSVTSQHNLMSILMVDMCGISTFMQTALNLKLLCIELRKLGEMRVSDARFREEFYRVVRFHQHIIKVVEKANRAFNGAFNAQLMASFALISISTFETMVAAAVDPKMAAKFVLLMVVAFTQLSLWCISGTLVYTQSLEVAQAAFDITDWHTKAPAIQRDISFVILRAQKPLMYVAEPFLPFTLGTYMLVLKNCYRLLALMQESM